In Cytophagales bacterium, the following are encoded in one genomic region:
- a CDS encoding SDR family oxidoreductase: MSKILITGASSGFGKMTVTSLLNGGHQVAAAMRGVAGKNAEAAKELEAAGASVVEIDVTDDASVDSGVAKAITALGGLDVVINNAGVGVVGMQEHFTIEDFQKVMDVNVYGVQRVNRAALPHLRGQGSGLIIYISSMLGRMTLPFYGPYNASKWALEAIAENYRVELAGFGIENAIIEPGGFETNFFGNLIQASDQSRAAEYGDFMKVPQQMGEGFGAALAQNTEQRPEKVIDAIVGLVNTGKGQRPFRTMVDHMGMAAAMDGYNEQLEGAMKAVYGNFGMGDMLGLNK; the protein is encoded by the coding sequence ATGTCAAAAATATTGATCACCGGAGCCAGCAGTGGCTTTGGTAAAATGACCGTAACCAGCTTATTGAATGGTGGACATCAGGTGGCAGCGGCCATGCGTGGTGTTGCTGGAAAGAATGCGGAAGCAGCAAAAGAATTAGAAGCAGCGGGAGCTTCCGTTGTAGAAATAGATGTAACGGATGATGCCAGTGTAGACAGTGGTGTCGCTAAAGCGATAACAGCCCTGGGTGGTCTGGATGTCGTTATCAACAATGCCGGAGTAGGTGTGGTTGGCATGCAGGAGCACTTTACCATCGAAGACTTCCAGAAAGTGATGGACGTGAACGTATACGGCGTTCAGCGTGTGAACCGGGCTGCTTTACCTCATTTGAGAGGACAGGGATCAGGCTTGATCATCTACATCTCAAGTATGTTAGGAAGAATGACGTTGCCTTTCTACGGACCGTATAATGCGTCTAAGTGGGCGCTAGAAGCCATTGCAGAGAACTACAGAGTTGAGTTGGCAGGATTTGGTATTGAAAATGCCATCATTGAGCCTGGAGGTTTCGAAACGAATTTCTTTGGCAACCTGATCCAAGCCAGTGACCAGAGCCGAGCAGCGGAATATGGAGATTTCATGAAAGTCCCTCAACAGATGGGTGAAGGATTTGGTGCTGCCCTGGCACAAAATACGGAGCAGCGACCTGAGAAAGTAATTGATGCCATTGTCGGATTAGTGAATACCGGTAAAGGTCAGCGACCTTTCCGTACCATGGTTGATCACATGGGAATGGCCGCCGCCATGGATGGCTACAATGAGCAATTAGAAGGAGCCATGAAAGCTGTTTATGGCAACTTCGGCATGGGAGACATGCTGGGATTGAACAAATAG
- a CDS encoding inorganic diphosphatase: MIVDISNPWHAVPAGENAPEVVNSIIEIPQNTRAKYELDKDSGLLRLDRVLYSAVYYPANYGFIPRTYCDDKDPLDIVVLCKIDVVPLCLINAKVIGAMRMLDGGEMDDKIIAVAENDMSVNHINDVDELPPHFLRELKNFFEDYKKLEKKEVKVEDFQDKKTAHEIIEKAIADYQDLVKNARHI; encoded by the coding sequence ATGATTGTAGATATTTCCAATCCCTGGCATGCCGTGCCAGCAGGAGAAAATGCTCCTGAAGTAGTGAACAGCATCATTGAGATCCCTCAAAATACGCGTGCCAAGTACGAACTGGACAAAGATTCAGGCTTGCTACGTCTGGACCGGGTCTTGTATTCTGCGGTGTATTACCCGGCCAATTATGGGTTCATTCCAAGAACTTATTGCGATGATAAAGACCCACTTGATATTGTTGTGCTTTGCAAGATTGATGTCGTGCCTTTGTGTTTGATTAATGCCAAAGTTATTGGCGCCATGCGCATGCTGGATGGTGGCGAAATGGATGATAAGATCATTGCAGTGGCTGAAAATGACATGAGCGTCAATCACATCAATGACGTGGATGAGTTGCCACCGCACTTTTTGAGGGAGTTGAAGAACTTCTTTGAAGACTACAAAAAATTAGAAAAGAAGGAAGTAAAGGTAGAAGACTTTCAGGATAAAAAGACCGCACACGAGATCATCGAAAAGGCCATTGCTGACTATCAGGATCTTGTGAAGAATGCGAGACATATTTAG
- a CDS encoding DUF4956 domain-containing protein translates to MKYQVALLLGLLAWFQPLNGFPANTPHSSEKLALQENQSSSPFAVKSTERKETSDGFIFKEFYNFDVLKMLVLFLMNLISISVIIRLLYYKTTRNTEYLFTYYMVSIVLFFLCFTLGKFTLDVGMALGLFAIFGIIRYRTQTIEIREMTYLFVVIGVSVINALVNDQMSFLEILLVNISIIVSIMVIEKTVLSKGRSSERNIVYDELENVKPENYEKLLLDLREKTGLQISRVSVQKVDLTNNVATLTLYYTAKI, encoded by the coding sequence GTGAAGTATCAAGTAGCACTCTTACTAGGTCTGCTGGCCTGGTTTCAACCTTTGAACGGATTCCCAGCTAATACACCTCATTCTTCTGAAAAACTAGCATTACAGGAAAATCAATCGTCCTCTCCTTTTGCTGTGAAATCAACCGAACGAAAAGAAACTTCGGATGGATTCATCTTCAAAGAGTTCTACAACTTCGATGTTTTAAAGATGCTGGTGTTGTTTCTGATGAATCTGATCAGTATTTCTGTCATCATCCGCTTACTTTATTACAAGACAACCAGAAATACCGAGTATTTATTCACTTATTACATGGTGAGTATCGTGTTGTTTTTTCTTTGTTTCACCTTAGGCAAATTCACACTTGATGTAGGAATGGCATTAGGGCTGTTCGCGATATTCGGGATCATCCGATACCGTACCCAAACCATCGAGATACGTGAAATGACTTATTTGTTTGTAGTCATTGGTGTTTCGGTGATCAATGCACTGGTCAATGACCAAATGAGTTTTCTTGAAATCCTGTTGGTGAATATTTCGATCATCGTGTCGATCATGGTCATTGAAAAAACAGTCCTCTCTAAAGGCCGTTCATCAGAAAGAAACATCGTCTATGATGAACTGGAAAACGTGAAACCTGAGAACTACGAAAAATTGTTGCTGGATCTCAGGGAAAAAACGGGCTTACAAATATCCAGGGTATCGGTCCAAAAAGTGGACCTGACAAACAATGTAGCCACCCTCACACTATACTACACAGCGAAAATATGA
- a CDS encoding DUF4291 domain-containing protein: protein MKLQLKNYHEQLPGWPTTGRHIMAQYDQEKVIVYQAYRPAIGHFAATYQRFGGAFKMDRMTWIKPNFLWMMYRSGWGTKEAQEVTLAIHLKRNAFEAYLKASVKSSFDATQFSDYDSWKQAIDQSDCRIQWDPDHDPHGEKLERRAVQIGLRRSLVSAYVQEDILEIEDISDFVKEQREHVNKKELQFLIMPDERVYKVNDKSLVQHLNLDTHVDE from the coding sequence ATGAAACTACAACTAAAAAACTACCACGAACAACTTCCTGGTTGGCCTACAACCGGACGTCATATCATGGCACAATACGATCAGGAAAAGGTCATCGTTTACCAGGCTTACCGACCAGCAATTGGACATTTCGCTGCAACGTATCAACGATTCGGCGGAGCCTTCAAAATGGATCGTATGACCTGGATCAAACCAAATTTCCTTTGGATGATGTATCGAAGTGGCTGGGGCACCAAAGAAGCGCAAGAAGTAACACTAGCCATTCATTTGAAACGTAATGCTTTTGAGGCCTACCTGAAAGCCTCTGTTAAGTCTTCTTTTGATGCGACACAGTTCTCAGACTATGACAGTTGGAAACAGGCAATCGATCAGTCCGATTGCCGTATTCAGTGGGACCCGGACCATGACCCTCATGGTGAAAAACTGGAAAGACGTGCTGTTCAGATAGGGCTTAGAAGAAGTTTGGTCTCTGCGTATGTTCAGGAAGATATCCTTGAAATTGAGGACATTTCGGACTTTGTCAAAGAACAACGTGAACATGTCAACAAAAAAGAATTGCAATTTCTGATCATGCCTGATGAACGGGTTTATAAAGTCAATGACAAATCCTTGGTTCAACACCTAAACCTGGACACCCATGTCGACGAATGA
- a CDS encoding DUF2490 domain-containing protein: MRAFLLGISLLVLVTAGMSQSGNVQDLELWLKAGAQVDLNDALQLEAEQQIRFDENASEVKNFHTEVALTYSLDKNVDLFFVNRFIRRNDNSGENQGYESHYRYQFGTQIKHRFQQFRFKHRLLYQHRNELGLTTAEGDVARRFLRYRFLTEYKIKNWPYDPRIKVEYFNDLPKEFANTNDQLRFGIGTERSYKKLGQFSFDYLIERSLDIPVTEWTYILVFRYEYRF; this comes from the coding sequence ATGAGGGCATTTTTATTGGGAATAAGCTTATTGGTATTGGTGACTGCCGGAATGTCGCAAAGTGGCAATGTACAGGATTTGGAACTTTGGCTCAAGGCCGGCGCTCAGGTAGATCTAAATGACGCTTTACAACTGGAAGCGGAGCAACAAATACGGTTTGATGAAAATGCAAGTGAAGTAAAGAACTTTCATACGGAAGTAGCGCTCACGTATTCACTGGATAAAAATGTAGACTTATTCTTCGTCAATCGATTCATCCGCAGGAACGACAATAGCGGTGAAAACCAGGGGTATGAATCGCATTATCGCTACCAATTCGGCACACAAATCAAACATCGGTTCCAACAATTTCGATTCAAGCATCGACTTCTTTATCAGCATCGCAATGAATTGGGATTGACCACTGCAGAGGGTGATGTAGCCAGAAGGTTTCTTCGCTATCGTTTTTTGACAGAATATAAGATCAAAAACTGGCCCTACGATCCTCGGATCAAAGTGGAATACTTCAATGACCTGCCAAAAGAATTTGCAAATACTAACGATCAACTTCGGTTTGGGATTGGGACAGAACGCAGCTACAAGAAGCTCGGGCAATTCTCATTTGATTACCTCATCGAACGTTCACTGGATATTCCGGTAACAGAATGGACTTATATTCTGGTATTCAGGTATGAGTATCGGTTTTGA
- a CDS encoding transporter, translated as MLILKRLLTLILFCFTINVSFAQINTDRPTQSASAFVVPKGRFQVETGFQYTRITDVVYQITYHNTLLRYGLNDLFELRLSTSNEFLDPALDGRNRTFSGFGPTILGFKSHISEENGFWPQISFLGQVQLPSGQNEFEVETAVPAFRFNFQHTINDNSSIGYNWGMEWSDLNSEATNIYTFIYSVSFARAFTTFFEFYGAIEDGSNDHRFDTGLIYLFSDNFQVDISGGPGLTEEAPDWFLGFGFSYYPK; from the coding sequence ATGCTGATACTCAAAAGACTATTAACCCTCATTTTATTTTGTTTCACAATTAATGTGTCATTTGCGCAGATCAACACCGATCGACCGACCCAGAGTGCCAGTGCTTTTGTGGTGCCAAAAGGTCGGTTTCAGGTAGAAACTGGGTTTCAATACACTCGGATCACGGATGTGGTTTATCAAATTACCTATCACAACACTTTATTAAGATATGGGTTGAACGATCTGTTTGAATTACGTCTGAGTACCAGCAATGAGTTTCTTGATCCTGCGCTTGATGGGCGTAATCGAACTTTTAGTGGCTTTGGTCCGACCATACTGGGGTTCAAATCGCATATTTCCGAAGAAAATGGATTTTGGCCACAGATCAGTTTCCTTGGACAAGTGCAATTGCCATCGGGTCAAAATGAATTTGAAGTGGAAACCGCTGTTCCTGCCTTTCGTTTTAATTTTCAGCACACAATCAATGACAATAGTTCGATTGGTTATAACTGGGGCATGGAATGGTCGGATCTAAATTCGGAAGCCACGAACATTTATACCTTCATATACAGTGTATCCTTTGCTCGTGCTTTCACGACCTTCTTTGAATTCTATGGAGCTATTGAGGATGGAAGCAATGACCATCGATTTGATACGGGTCTGATCTACTTGTTCAGTGACAATTTCCAGGTGGATATTTCCGGTGGACCCGGCCTGACCGAAGAAGCTCCGGATTGGTTTCTAGGGTTTGGGTTCTCATATTATCCAAAGTAA
- a CDS encoding CotH kinase family protein, which translates to MKRPELLLLLVLFLAACKKNTEVPVNPANFPSGPENSDLPFFAINTDDIIPDEPKINGEMVIFQNQEAVFTNGIGIELRGATSRRLFPKKSYGVELWDANGLDMSRDIFGFGSEEDWILQGPYADKTLMRNVLIYDISNNIGQYAVKTAFSELTINDVFRGTYVFMERIKRDGDRLDLERLEPNITDETLITGAYILKIDKTSGDTEDSDWPGDADYQPELGFRSPYDTRGQLIDYPAHGPKTGPETYFLYEYPSRDEINDAQKNYIQQYIMDFEEALIAEDYTNEPRLYEAYIDVPSFIDFFILNELSGNPDGYRLSTYMHKDRGQKLKMGPIWDFNLAFGNDGRSRPDSWVYRYNDFYGEDLWLVHFWWPRLLNDPIFRSQVKTRWQELRGGVITSATIHTQIDDWVDYLDSNGALDRNFREWPVIGETLPFNSFVGESYEEEINYLKNWIDSRITWMDSQIANW; encoded by the coding sequence ATGAAAAGACCTGAACTCCTCTTATTGCTTGTCCTGTTTCTTGCTGCTTGTAAGAAGAATACAGAAGTCCCTGTGAATCCTGCTAATTTTCCTTCGGGGCCTGAAAATAGTGACCTGCCTTTTTTCGCGATCAATACGGATGACATCATTCCCGATGAACCGAAGATCAATGGGGAGATGGTTATTTTTCAGAATCAGGAAGCTGTTTTTACCAATGGGATCGGGATCGAGTTGAGAGGGGCTACTTCCAGAAGACTGTTCCCTAAGAAATCATATGGAGTCGAATTGTGGGATGCGAACGGTTTGGATATGTCCAGAGATATCTTTGGGTTTGGTTCGGAAGAGGATTGGATCTTGCAGGGACCGTATGCGGATAAGACATTGATGCGTAATGTCCTGATATATGATATTTCAAATAACATTGGACAGTATGCAGTAAAAACGGCTTTCTCGGAATTAACGATCAATGATGTTTTCCGTGGAACCTACGTATTCATGGAGCGGATCAAAAGAGATGGTGATCGCCTGGATTTGGAACGACTGGAACCAAACATCACGGATGAAACTCTGATTACGGGTGCTTATATCCTGAAGATTGACAAAACCAGTGGTGATACCGAGGATTCTGATTGGCCAGGAGATGCGGATTATCAGCCGGAATTGGGCTTTCGATCTCCTTATGATACACGAGGCCAATTAATTGATTATCCGGCACATGGACCCAAAACGGGGCCAGAGACCTATTTCTTGTATGAATACCCATCAAGGGACGAGATCAATGATGCCCAGAAAAACTACATTCAGCAATACATAATGGACTTTGAAGAGGCTTTGATTGCCGAAGATTATACCAATGAGCCAAGGTTGTATGAAGCTTATATTGATGTGCCTAGTTTCATTGACTTTTTCATTTTGAACGAGTTGAGTGGTAATCCGGATGGCTATCGACTCAGTACTTACATGCACAAGGACAGGGGACAGAAACTCAAAATGGGACCTATTTGGGATTTCAACCTTGCTTTTGGAAATGATGGTCGTAGCAGGCCAGATAGCTGGGTCTATCGTTACAACGATTTTTACGGTGAAGATTTGTGGTTAGTACACTTCTGGTGGCCGAGATTATTGAATGATCCCATATTCAGGAGTCAGGTAAAGACACGGTGGCAGGAACTTCGTGGTGGTGTGATTACATCGGCAACGATTCATACTCAAATTGATGATTGGGTAGATTATTTGGACAGCAATGGAGCCCTGGATCGAAATTTCAGAGAGTGGCCTGTCATTGGAGAAACGCTCCCTTTCAATAGTTTCGTTGGAGAATCCTACGAAGAGGAAATCAACTACCTGAAAAACTGGATTGACAGTCGCATCACCTGGATGGATAGCCAGATCGCGAATTGGTAG
- a CDS encoding nicotinate phosphoribosyltransferase codes for MTNQNLILLADAYKYSHHKLYMPKTTRVYSYLESRGGKFDHTVFYGLQYFLKQYLEGEVITQAHVKEANKILPKVFGRDDVYDASKFEYIIQKHQGRLPIRIKAIPEGTTVPTSNVLMTIENTDPDCYWLTNFLETLLMQVWYPCTVATLSREIKRVITRNYEDTATPESFAGIEFVLNDFGFRGVSSVESAGLGGSAHLVNFRGSDTIAGSMMALNYYDTEEVYGLSVPATEHSICTLQGESGEKQVFQHVIEEFPSGILACVSDSYDIFRAVKDYWGTALKAQVLQREGTLVIRPDSGDPVLTLLRVFELLFEQFGFTVNEKGYKVLPPQVRVIQGDGIDYESIIDIYAALKSAQISAENLVLGMGGALLQKLNRDTQKFALKCSYAEIDGKGVMVQKSPKELDENGNLIESFKKSKGGQLKLIKDDHGYRTVNADEPGTDHLETVFENGALIRSYSFEEVRKNAGIC; via the coding sequence ATGACAAACCAAAACCTGATTCTGCTCGCAGACGCCTACAAATACAGTCATCATAAATTGTACATGCCCAAGACGACCAGGGTCTACAGCTACCTGGAAAGTCGCGGTGGCAAATTTGACCACACTGTCTTCTATGGTTTACAATATTTCCTTAAACAATACCTTGAAGGTGAAGTGATCACCCAAGCCCATGTGAAAGAAGCCAATAAAATTCTTCCTAAGGTCTTTGGTAGAGATGATGTGTATGATGCTTCGAAGTTTGAGTACATCATCCAAAAACATCAAGGCCGACTTCCTATTAGGATTAAAGCAATTCCTGAAGGAACAACGGTGCCAACGAGTAACGTGCTGATGACCATTGAAAATACAGATCCCGATTGCTATTGGCTCACCAACTTCCTGGAAACTTTACTAATGCAAGTCTGGTATCCATGTACCGTAGCCACACTCAGTCGGGAAATCAAACGTGTCATTACGCGGAACTACGAAGACACAGCCACACCAGAAAGTTTTGCTGGAATCGAATTTGTTCTTAATGATTTTGGGTTTCGGGGAGTCAGTAGTGTGGAAAGTGCCGGATTGGGTGGAAGTGCCCATTTGGTGAATTTCAGAGGAAGCGACACCATTGCTGGCAGTATGATGGCGCTGAACTATTACGATACCGAAGAAGTCTATGGGTTGAGTGTCCCCGCCACAGAACACAGCATTTGCACCTTGCAAGGCGAATCCGGTGAAAAACAAGTATTCCAACACGTGATCGAGGAATTCCCTTCCGGGATTTTAGCATGCGTAAGTGACAGCTACGATATTTTCCGAGCAGTGAAAGATTACTGGGGAACAGCGTTAAAAGCTCAAGTACTACAAAGAGAAGGCACCTTAGTGATCCGGCCAGATAGCGGTGATCCGGTTTTGACCTTATTAAGAGTATTTGAATTACTGTTCGAGCAGTTTGGATTTACTGTCAATGAAAAAGGTTACAAAGTACTCCCACCACAAGTGCGGGTCATCCAGGGTGATGGCATCGACTATGAAAGCATCATAGACATTTATGCGGCTTTGAAATCCGCACAAATCAGTGCAGAAAATCTGGTATTGGGCATGGGCGGTGCCCTGCTACAAAAGCTCAACCGTGACACACAGAAGTTTGCTTTAAAATGCAGTTATGCAGAAATAGATGGCAAAGGCGTGATGGTACAGAAAAGCCCAAAAGAACTGGATGAAAACGGTAATCTGATTGAGAGCTTCAAGAAAAGTAAAGGCGGACAATTGAAATTGATCAAAGATGATCACGGATATCGTACGGTGAATGCAGACGAGCCTGGGACGGATCACCTGGAGACTGTTTTTGAAAACGGAGCGCTCATCCGGAGTTATTCCTTTGAAGAGGTCAGAAAGAATGCAGGAATATGTTAA
- a CDS encoding MmcQ/YjbR family DNA-binding protein gives MDIESITNYCMAKPGVTAGFPFDETTLVFKVMGKMFAVTDADHFEFINLKCDPERSEELRASYDYIKPGWHMNKTHWNSVYPEAGSKLICELIDHSYDLIVAKLPKKVKEELALLSKS, from the coding sequence ATGGACATAGAATCAATCACCAACTACTGCATGGCCAAACCCGGCGTAACCGCTGGCTTCCCGTTCGATGAAACTACTCTGGTATTCAAAGTAATGGGGAAGATGTTTGCCGTAACCGATGCCGATCACTTTGAATTCATCAACCTCAAGTGCGATCCCGAGCGCTCGGAAGAATTGCGCGCTTCCTATGATTACATCAAGCCCGGCTGGCACATGAACAAGACCCACTGGAATTCCGTCTATCCCGAAGCCGGTTCTAAGCTCATTTGCGAGCTCATCGATCACTCCTATGACCTGATCGTCGCTAAGTTGCCCAAGAAAGTGAAAGAAGAGTTGGCGCTTTTATCTAAATCTTAG
- the leuS gene encoding leucine--tRNA ligase, with translation MAEYTFQSIEKKWQTQWQEKEVYKVAEDTSKPKYYILDMFPYPSGAGLHVGHPLGYIATDIIARYKRLKGFNVLHPMGFDSFGLPAEQYAIQTGQHPAVTTENNINRYKEQLRALGFSYDWSRELRTSDPAYYKWTQWIFKLIYNAWYNNDTDKAEPIETLIEKLSEEGNENINAACDDDTPVISANDWNNSSAAEQQQFLLKYRLTYLANTTVNWCPALGTVLSNDEVKDGFSERGGHPVVKKDMPQWNMRITAYADRLLSGLDTIDWPAPIKEMQRNWIGKSFGAQVDFQVDGRDEKITVFTTRIDTIFGVTFMVLAPESDLTAKLTTSEQAKAVQEYVEIAKNRSERERMSDAKNVTGVFSGSYALHPFTGDKVPIWIADYVLADYGTGAVMAVPSGDQRDFDFAKKFDLPIIQINEAQMITETEADPTKEGEVINSDFLNGLTPIEAMDHGSDEVEKRGLGKRKINFKLRDAIFGRQRYWGEPIPVFYEHQTPELVADDALPLELPKIEEYLPTEDGDPPLGRATDWSHGGQPYELSTMPGWAGSSWYFFRYMDPNNDEAFCGEEALKYWKEVDFYLGGPEHATGHLLYSRFWTKFLFDFGIIEVDEYAKKLVNQGMIQGRSNFAYRVSGENKYVSKGLKGEYNTTPIHVDVNIVKDDVMDVEAFKQFRPDAADAEFILEDGKFHCGWEVEKMSKSKYNVVNPDDLVEKYGADTLRMYEMFLGPIEQSKPWNTNGIEGVYKFLKKFWALFHTNQFEFSVSDEKPTDQEYKIMYGTLKKNEDDINRLSLNTVVSNYMIATKDLGGLKCNKRAILEPMVIGLAPFAPHMAEELWHLLGNEGSVVAADYPEIKEEYLKEDAHEYPVSINGKMRVKLPLSTSLSVSEIEEAVLANEVVQKWLDGKSPKKMIVIPKKIVNVVV, from the coding sequence ATGGCAGAATACACCTTTCAGTCAATTGAAAAAAAATGGCAGACCCAGTGGCAGGAAAAAGAAGTATACAAAGTAGCAGAGGATACCTCTAAACCCAAATACTACATCCTGGACATGTTCCCCTATCCTTCCGGGGCGGGACTTCATGTAGGACACCCACTCGGGTACATTGCTACAGATATCATCGCTCGCTACAAGCGGCTGAAAGGATTCAACGTGCTGCATCCGATGGGATTTGATTCGTTTGGTTTGCCCGCAGAACAATATGCCATTCAAACCGGTCAACACCCTGCAGTTACAACTGAAAACAACATTAATCGATATAAGGAACAGCTTCGTGCATTGGGCTTTTCCTATGATTGGTCAAGGGAGTTGAGAACCAGTGATCCTGCTTACTACAAGTGGACACAGTGGATCTTCAAACTGATCTATAATGCCTGGTACAACAACGATACCGATAAAGCAGAACCAATCGAAACCCTGATTGAGAAGCTTTCCGAAGAAGGTAATGAAAACATCAATGCGGCTTGTGATGATGATACACCCGTCATTTCTGCCAATGACTGGAATAATTCTTCAGCAGCAGAGCAACAGCAATTCTTGCTGAAATACCGTTTGACCTATTTGGCCAATACGACGGTGAACTGGTGCCCGGCATTGGGTACAGTACTTTCCAATGACGAAGTAAAGGATGGATTCTCCGAACGAGGTGGACATCCAGTCGTCAAAAAGGACATGCCCCAATGGAACATGCGGATCACGGCATACGCAGACCGTTTATTGAGTGGATTGGACACCATCGATTGGCCTGCTCCGATCAAAGAAATGCAACGCAATTGGATCGGTAAGTCTTTCGGTGCTCAGGTTGATTTCCAGGTCGATGGGCGCGACGAGAAGATCACGGTCTTCACGACGCGTATCGATACGATTTTTGGAGTAACCTTCATGGTCTTGGCCCCAGAAAGTGATTTGACAGCTAAGCTGACCACATCAGAACAAGCAAAAGCAGTACAGGAATACGTGGAGATTGCGAAAAACCGATCTGAGCGTGAACGCATGAGTGATGCAAAGAACGTGACCGGCGTATTTTCCGGAAGCTACGCATTGCATCCATTTACCGGAGATAAGGTACCCATCTGGATTGCCGATTATGTATTGGCAGATTACGGCACCGGAGCGGTGATGGCGGTACCATCAGGAGATCAACGTGATTTTGACTTTGCTAAGAAATTTGATTTGCCAATTATACAGATCAATGAAGCGCAAATGATCACGGAAACGGAAGCTGATCCGACCAAAGAAGGGGAAGTCATTAATTCCGATTTCCTCAATGGCCTCACTCCTATTGAAGCCATGGACCATGGCAGTGATGAAGTAGAAAAAAGAGGATTAGGCAAACGCAAGATCAATTTCAAATTGAGAGATGCCATCTTCGGAAGGCAGCGATACTGGGGTGAACCAATTCCTGTCTTCTATGAGCATCAAACACCTGAATTGGTTGCCGATGATGCGCTTCCGTTGGAGCTTCCTAAAATAGAAGAATATCTACCTACGGAAGATGGGGATCCTCCGTTGGGCAGGGCTACCGACTGGTCACATGGAGGCCAGCCCTATGAATTATCGACCATGCCCGGATGGGCTGGCAGTAGCTGGTACTTCTTCCGATACATGGACCCCAATAATGACGAAGCTTTCTGTGGCGAGGAAGCACTGAAATACTGGAAAGAAGTAGACTTTTACCTGGGAGGACCTGAACACGCGACCGGACACTTGTTGTACTCCAGGTTCTGGACCAAATTCCTGTTTGATTTCGGCATCATCGAAGTAGATGAATATGCCAAAAAACTGGTCAATCAGGGCATGATACAGGGACGGTCCAACTTCGCCTACCGTGTCAGCGGTGAGAACAAATACGTTTCCAAAGGCCTGAAAGGCGAATACAACACCACGCCTATTCATGTGGACGTCAACATTGTGAAAGATGATGTCATGGATGTGGAAGCATTCAAGCAATTCAGACCAGATGCTGCAGATGCGGAATTCATCTTAGAAGATGGCAAATTCCATTGTGGCTGGGAAGTGGAGAAAATGTCCAAGTCCAAGTACAATGTGGTCAATCCCGATGACCTGGTGGAGAAGTATGGCGCAGATACCCTTAGAATGTACGAGATGTTCCTGGGTCCCATCGAGCAGAGCAAACCATGGAATACCAATGGCATTGAAGGTGTTTATAAGTTCCTGAAGAAGTTCTGGGCCTTGTTCCATACCAATCAATTTGAGTTCTCCGTCTCTGATGAAAAGCCTACGGATCAGGAATACAAGATCATGTACGGTACCTTGAAGAAAAACGAGGATGACATCAATCGTCTTTCTCTGAACACCGTGGTGAGTAACTACATGATCGCTACCAAGGACCTGGGCGGACTTAAGTGCAACAAACGCGCGATTCTGGAGCCTATGGTGATTGGATTAGCACCTTTTGCTCCACACATGGCTGAAGAATTGTGGCACTTGTTGGGCAATGAAGGTTCGGTGGTCGCTGCGGATTATCCGGAAATCAAAGAAGAATACCTCAAAGAAGATGCACACGAGTATCCGGTATCTATAAATGGCAAAATGCGGGTAAAACTGCCGCTCTCTACGAGCTTGAGTGTTTCTGAAATTGAGGAAGCGGTATTGGCCAATGAAGTTGTCCAGAAATGGCTCGATGGCAAATCGCCCAAGAAGATGATCGTAATCCCAAAAAAGATTGTGAATGTGGTGGTCTAA